DNA sequence from the Bordetella genomosp. 9 genome:
CGTGCCGGTCAGCGCTGGCAATATGGAAAGGCAGTCGCCCAGGAACAGATCGGCCGTGGTAAGGGCCTTATGCCTGACTGCGACGGGAGCGGTGCGGGGGCGAATCTTCATGGAGCAATTCCTTGTTGGACGCTCCATGGCGTTCGGCGTTTAGGGTGCTCGCGGCACTCGCGTGATTGAAAGTCCCGCATCGCGGGCACTTGATCCGGATGGAGACAAAAAGACCTTCGGCCAGCTTGCGCTGGCAGGAACCGCATCGAAATTCGGTCATGGGGCTGCAAACCGTGTGAAGTTTTGGTAGCCTTTGCCCCGCCTGTCGACAGGTGGCGCGGCCCTGGCCAATCCGGCAGCCCTATACTGCTGGTGCGGGGTATCGGGAGTGTTAGCGCACTCCCGATACCGCCGCGTCTTTTTCGTGCTGCGGGTAGTGTCTGCGTTCCCGCGCACCCGCGCACCCCGAATGGGTTGTTTGCGCCTCGATCACAATGTGATACTTCGTCTTTTTGCGCAGACAATGAACATTGCAGGCATCAAGGCACGGCGGCTTCGTGAAATCACCCCGACATTGAGCGAGGCGCTACGGCGATATCTGGAAGAGGTGTCGATAGCGAAGAAAGGGCACATCCAGGAACGATCCATCGCCCGTGCCTGGATGGCAACGCGCCTGTGCAATCGCCCCGTGGACCGCATCAGGAATTCCGACTTAATCGAGCTGCGCGACGCCTGGCAGGCGACGCACGCAGCTTCGACCGTGGTCCGCCGCCTTGCCTTCTTGTCTCATGTCTACACCGTCATCCGCAAGGATTGGGGATTCGACTCGCTGGCGAACCCCGTGCAGCTCGTACGCAGGCCTGCGGTCAGCGATGCCCGCGACCGGCGGTTCTTCGACCGGATACGTCTGCGTGGCGTGTCGGAAGGGGAATGCCCGCGCCGCGAGGTCGAATGGATCATTCGCGCCACGCGGTCGCGCGAGCTGCCGACCATCCTTACCCTCGCAGTCGAAACGGGCATGCGCCGCTCCGAGATCGTGGGAATACGCCGCGAGAACCTCGACCTGCAGCATGGCGTGGTGCATGTGCCGAACTCCAAGAACGGCCGAGCGCGCGACGTGCCGTTGACGCCGTTCGCA
Encoded proteins:
- a CDS encoding Com family DNA-binding transcriptional regulator, translated to MTEFRCGSCQRKLAEGLFVSIRIKCPRCGTFNHASAASTLNAERHGASNKELLHEDSPPHRSRRSQA
- a CDS encoding site-specific integrase, yielding MNIAGIKARRLREITPTLSEALRRYLEEVSIAKKGHIQERSIARAWMATRLCNRPVDRIRNSDLIELRDAWQATHAASTVVRRLAFLSHVYTVIRKDWGFDSLANPVQLVRRPAVSDARDRRFFDRIRLRGVSEGECPRREVEWIIRATRSRELPTILTLAVETGMRRSEIVGIRRENLDLQHGVVHVPNSKNGRARDVPLTPFAKEALRRWVIGRPMRGRIFSMAGGSVTRAFIRARKRARRHYEALCREHGRRPNTAYFQDLRFHDARHEGTSQLATVFQIHELAKVNGNVDTRMLLRYYHPHGRELAQKLTRSALGRRQLDQLRDERLLLEAA